The genomic window TCTTGTCCAGGTTGCAGCCGGACCTGCCGGACCCCTGATGGACGCCCTGCGAAGCTTTCTCAATCCATGGCTTGGAGATGCGCGATGGAAACAGTCGAAAGGCCGGTTGACCTTCCGCTACCGTTTCATGTCTGAGGGTGTTCCGCCGATACGGCTGCGGCTCAAGGTCGAGGTCAATACACGAGAGCACTTTGCGGCGTTCGGCTTCACCCGACGTCCGTTTTCGGTGGAATCGAGGTGGTATTCCGAATCTGCGGATGTCACGACATTCGAACTCGATGAGCTGCTTGCGACGAAGTTGAGAGCGCTCTATCAGCGCAAGAAGGGCAGGGACCTGTTCGACGTGGCGACGGGGCTCGGCGATGATCGGAGCGATCCCGGACGGATCGTGTCCGCCTTCCAGGAGTATATGGACCGCGATGGCCATCGGGTGACGCGCGCCATGTTCGAGAGGAATCTCGCGGGAAAGCTCGGAGATCCTCAATTCGGCGCAACTCGTTGACTGATAGAAAAAGGACCGGAAAGGAGAACTCATGGCGATCTGGCGGAGAGACCGCGACTCGGGCCGAAACGAGCACGAACCCATGGAAACGTCTGCTGCCACCACCGAAGAGGAGTGGAGAAAGACCCTGACGGAGGAGCAGTTCTACGTCTGCAGGATGAAGGGGACCGAGCCCCCCTTTTCCGGCAAGTACTATGCCAACAAGGCGGACGGCTCCTATCTTTGCGTCGCCTGCGGCAGCGAGCTCTTCAGCTCGGACACCAAGTTCGACTCGGGGACCGGGTGGCCCAGCTTCTGGGCTCCGGTCGAGAAAGAACGAGTCGCCATGGAAGCGGACGACAGCTACGGGATGAGGAGAGTCGAGGTCCTGTGCCGTCGTTGCGGATCTCACCTGGGACACGTCTTCGACGACGGGCCCCGTCCCACCGGCCTGCGCTTCTGCAT from Acidobacteriota bacterium includes these protein-coding regions:
- a CDS encoding nucleotidyl transferase AbiEii/AbiGii toxin family protein, whose protein sequence is MIPRDYITEWRARAPWIEDFQVEQDLVISRALAGIFSDPVLAGALAFRGGTALYKLYLTPPARYSEDIDLVQVAAGPAGPLMDALRSFLNPWLGDARWKQSKGRLTFRYRFMSEGVPPIRLRLKVEVNTREHFAAFGFTRRPFSVESRWYSESADVTTFELDELLATKLRALYQRKKGRDLFDVATGLGDDRSDPGRIVSAFQEYMDRDGHRVTRAMFERNLAGKLGDPQFGATR
- the msrB gene encoding peptide-methionine (R)-S-oxide reductase MsrB, which codes for METSAATTEEEWRKTLTEEQFYVCRMKGTEPPFSGKYYANKADGSYLCVACGSELFSSDTKFDSGTGWPSFWAPVEKERVAMEADDSYGMRRVEVLCRRCGSHLGHVFDDGPRPTGLRFCINSAALDFKEKPGK